A portion of the Lolium rigidum isolate FL_2022 chromosome 1, APGP_CSIRO_Lrig_0.1, whole genome shotgun sequence genome contains these proteins:
- the LOC124684055 gene encoding RING-H2 finger protein ATL39-like: MASFGPANLPNSENQLQASQGTAIFSYTCIGLTGAALFSVAFFFCYQFRNRAPVAAAGAAAGTGGRGRIVDLAKLPEFAYTKSARHSGRGDGAQCSVCIGTVEGGEMVRQLPLCKHLYHVECIDMWLASHDTCPLCRAEVEPPDDDGQPAMTTELPV; encoded by the coding sequence ATGGCATCGTTCGGACCGGCGAATTTGCCGAACTCGGAGAACCAGCTGCAGGCCAGCCAAGGCACGGCGATCTTCAGCTACACCTGCATCGGCCTCACGGGCGCCGCGCTCTTCTCCGTCGCCTTCTTCTTCTGCTATCAATTCCGCAACCGAGCACCGGTGGCCGCCGCCGGGGCAGCGGCCGGCACCGGTGGTCGCGGTCGCATCGTGGACCTCGCGAAGCTTCCGGAGTTCGCGTACACCAAGTCTGCAAGGCACAGCGGACGCGGCGACGGTGCGCAGTGCTCTGTGTGCATCGGCACGGTGGAGGGCGGCGAGATGGTGCGGCAACTGCCGTTGTGCAAGCACCTGTACCACGTGGAGTGTATCGACATGTGGCTGGCGTCGCACGACACGTGCCCGCTTTGCCGCGCGGAGGTTGAGCCGCCGGACGACGACGGTCAACCAGCGATGACGACGGAGCTGCCGGTGTAG